A window of the Lolium perenne isolate Kyuss_39 chromosome 7, Kyuss_2.0, whole genome shotgun sequence genome harbors these coding sequences:
- the LOC127312260 gene encoding large ribosomal subunit protein uL24c produces the protein MAGMAALQGAMGALSISAPGATASTSAFWGNPLATYSAAPSGVRFMVKTSPIEMRLKRWERKKCKPNSLPMLHKMHVRVGDTVQVIAGREKGKVGEVVRLYKHNSTVIVKDLNMKSKHKKGTDDEPGEIVMIEGPIHSSNMMLFSKEKNVTSRVGHKLLEDGTKVRYLKKTGEVIDSVENWAKVFKEGDSE, from the exons ATGGCTGGAATGGCGGCGCTGCAGGGGGCCATGGGGGCGCTCTCCATCTCGGCGCCCGGCGCCACGGCCAGCACCAGCGCCTTCTGGGGAAACCCGCTCGCAACCTACTCCGCCGCGCCGTCTGGG GTCAGGTTTATGGTGAAGACTAGCCCAATTGAAATGAGA CTTAAGCGATGGGAACGGAAGAAGTGCAAACCAAACAGTCTTCCTATGCTGCACAAGATGCATGTTAGGGTTGGCGACACAGTACAGGTCATTGCAGGCCGTGAGAAAGGTAAGGTTGGGGAAGTCGTACGTCTTTACAAGCACAACAGCACTGTGATAGTGAAGGACCTGAACATGAAGTCAAAGCACAAGAAAGGAACAGATGATGAACCAGGTGAAATTGTCATG ATCGAAGGCCCCATTCACAGCTCGAACATGATGCTCTTCTCAAAGGAGAAGAACGTGACGAGTAGAGTTGGGCACAAACTCCTCGAGGACGGCACCAAGGTTCGCTACCTGAAGAAGACTGGCGAAGTAATCGACAGCGTCGAGAACTGGGCGAAGGTGTTCAAGGAAGGAGATTCGGAGTAG
- the LOC127312261 gene encoding beta-glucosidase 25 — protein sequence MGFLPLVLVHILVSFAACAGAIRRADFPPGFTFGTASSAYQYEGAVNEGQRGPTIWDTLAKRPGRVIDFSNADVAVDHYHRYKEDVDLMKDIGVDAYRFSISWSRIFPNGTGKPNEEGLSYYNSLIDVLLDKGIQPYVTLFHWDLPQALEDKYGGWLNSQIVEDFVHYASTCFQEFGDRVKHWITVNEPHNFAIDGYDFGIQAPGRCSILSHLFCKDGKSSTEPYIVAHNILLAHAGVFHTYKQYFKKKQGGLIGIALDSKWYEPLSDVNEDREAAARAMDFELGWFLDPLMFGHYPASMQKLVGDRLPQFSNQESQLVSGSLDFVGINHYTTLYARNDRMRIRKLVMNDASTDSAIISTAYRNGKKIGETAASSWLHIVPWGLFNLMKHVKEKYGNPPVFITENGMDDANNRFSRLETVLQDDKRIQYHNDYMSSLLDAIRKEGCNVQGYFVWSLLDNWEWNSGYTVRFGLYYIDYNNNLTRIPKASVEWFSQVLAQKTAIM from the exons ATGGGTTTCTTACCGCTGGTTCTGGTTCATATCCTTGTCAGCTTTGCCGCTTGTGCTGGGGCCATAAGGAGAGCAGACTTCCCTCCCGGGTTTACCTTCGGCACAGCTTCTTCCGCTTACCAG TACGAGGGCGCTGTCAATGAGGGTCAACGCGGACCTACAATATGGGATACTCTCGCGAAACGACCTG GGCGGGTGATAGATTTCAGCAATGCAGATGTTGCTGTTGACCATTACCATCGTTACAAG GAAGATGTTGACTTGATGAAGGATATTGGCGTGGATGCATACCGGTTCTCTATCTCATGGTCACGCATCTTCCCAA ATGGAACAGGCAAACCTAATGAAGAAGGATTGAGTTACTATAACAGCCTCATAGATGTTCTATTAGATAAAG GTATCCAACCATATGTAACACTCTTCCACTGGGACCTTCCGCAAGCACTGGAAGACAAATACGGTGGCTGGTTAAACTCGCAAATTGT GGAGGATTTTGTTCACTATGCATCTACTTGCTTCCAGGAATTCGGAGATAGAGTGAAGCACTGGATAACTGTTAATGAGCCCCATAACTTTGCAATTGATGGTTACGATTTTGGCATCCAAGCACCTGGGAGGTGCTCCATTTTGTCTCATTTGTTCTGTAAGGATGGTAAATCATCAACCGAACCGTATATTGTAGCCCACAACATACTCTTGGCTCATGCTGGTGTTTTTCATACTTACAAGCAATATTTTAAG AAAAAACAAGGAGGCCTCATTGGAATTGCACTTGATTCCAAGTGGTATGAACCATTGTCAGATGTCAATGAAGACAGGGAAGCGGCAGCACGGGCAATGGACTTTGAGCTTGGATG GTTCTTGGATCCCTTAATGTTTGGCCACTACCCTGCCTCCATGCAGAAACTTGTAGGCGACAGGCTGCCTCAGTTTTCAAATCAGGAGTCACAGTTAGTATCTGGCTCACTAGATTTTGTAGGCATAAACCACTACACAACATTATATGCTAGGAACGACAGGATGCGGATCAGGAAACTTGTAATGAATGATGCTTCAACCGATTCTGCTATCATTTCAACTG CTTACAGGAATGGAAAGAAGATAGGAGAAACG GCAGCATCAAGTTGGCTGCACATAGTTCCCTGGGGCTTGTTCAATCTGATGAAACATGTTAAAGAGAAGTACGGAAATCCACCTGTGTTCATTACCGAGAATG GCATGGATGATGCAAACAACCGGTTTTCCAGACTAGAAACTGTCCTGCAAGATGATAAAAGGATACAGTACCACAATGACTATATGTCTAGCCTCCTAGATGCTATAAG GAAGGAAGGTTGCAATGTCCAAGGTTACTTTGTATGGTCGCTGCTTGATAACTGGGAGTGGAACTCAGGGTACACTGTGCGGTTCGGCCTTTACTATATTGACTACAACAACAACTTGACAAGGATACCCAAAGCGTCAGTCGAGTGGTTCAGTCAGGTTCTGGCCCAGAAGACTGCGATCATGTAG
- the LOC127316849 gene encoding uncharacterized protein, producing the protein MASTKGLLLVVLTLLLAAAFLVAGGAAGRTQAKEEEAEAGVPRGHYHHGGVSGADAHGSGCKMGCCGRRDGRCLCCSNADEIPEPMYRPAVEVHN; encoded by the exons ATGGCGTCCACGAAGGGTCTCCTCCTCGTCGTGCTTACTCTCCTGCTCGCGGCCGCTTTCCTCGTCGCCGGCGGCGCAGCTGGCCGAACTC AGGccaaggaggaggaggccgaagcCGGCGTGCCACGGGGCCACTATCACCATGGTGGTGTCAGCGGCGCCGACGCTCACGGCAGCGGATGCAAGATGGGCTGCTGCGGGCGGCGGGACGGTCGCTGCCTCTGCTGCTCTAACGCCGACGAGATCCCGGAGCCGATGTACCGGCCGGCGGTGGAGGTCCACAACTGA